Proteins found in one Mucilaginibacter gracilis genomic segment:
- a CDS encoding TonB-dependent receptor produces the protein MKITAFMILICIMQVSAATYAQNITIKKSGAPLKAVIEEIRKQSGYDIVFDANLINRLKPVTINIKDATIETALDICLQDEPITYIIQDKFVVLKIKSPSTSVISSQVVVKDIVITGRIDDQYNKPLPGATVKIQNSPTAVATQEDGTYKIVVPDAKAVLVFSFVGYESQTVTVGNKTEINVILKDRNSQLNAVVVVGYGTQAKKDVSTSIASVNASDLENQMVGNFDQALVGKMSGVQVIQNNGKPNSPTDIRVRGTGSITSGVDPLYVVDGVPLGSGQVTELVDMNDIETIDVLKDASAAAIYGSRGANGVVMITTKKGKEGKKGKTTVNYSSSYGLQSITKKIPMLDAYQYAQLSYEGHNAAYLGDGATASNPNPQPGDPASVRPNSYDKIPPDLYPYLGLKSDGTPGGAIVAGLTNTNWQDLIYRTAPIARHSLSVSGGNSKSKYYISGNYEDQDGIIINSDYKRYGLRMNYAFTEGKIKVNVNVTPSFSTEDRVNSDDYYGNYGIVQSALAISPIWPVYNPDGSYNYDANGKLRLGTDYQHNEVVNPVAIANLYKNKVDHANFLGNVSFDWEILKDLHYKLSAAATYNTYGNDTYWPSTLPLIGVKYYAAGSYVPSSPIGHTSTTTYLDWLTENTLNYQKTLGQHHISALVGFSTQKDQMKKEGYSTSGATNDAVQNAGGGSFFSGTPDYDLQTWTLASLLSRVQYDFSGKYFFTAALRADGSSRFGKNDRWGYFPSASAAWIVSSEKFMERAKWITNMKLRASYGVSGNFKIGNYQQSELLGNSVAVFGQTQALSVGTAPTQYGNDELTWEKTAMTNVGLDMSFLNDRVGFEVDIYNGNTFNSLLNLPVPTITGYSTALQNIGQVNNKGLEIALIGSNTFGKFRWKTRSNISFNTNKVVKLGTQNAPIITSSGTATAYFITEVGKPIGSYYLLKTDGIFKTAAELASYPHFPTSQVGDFKFVDVDGNGVMDVSADRTIVGSYFPKFTYGFTNDFSFSGFDLSVSFQGVYGNQILNLSRRYIANMEGNINNTTEALNRYVDANNPGNGLVNRANRKSTGNNATISSWHVEDGSYLRLQNIVFGYTIPTSLLKKVNIQKIRLYLSGQNLLTITKYSGYNPEVNMNGGGNQLTPGVDYGVYPLAKTIAMGLNLTF, from the coding sequence ATGAAAATTACCGCATTTATGATACTCATCTGTATCATGCAAGTAAGCGCCGCAACTTACGCCCAAAATATTACGATAAAAAAATCGGGTGCTCCATTAAAAGCAGTGATAGAAGAAATTCGTAAACAGAGTGGCTACGACATTGTTTTCGATGCTAATCTGATTAATCGTTTAAAGCCCGTAACAATAAATATTAAAGACGCGACGATTGAAACCGCCCTTGATATTTGTTTACAGGATGAGCCAATAACTTATATAATACAAGATAAGTTTGTAGTACTTAAAATTAAGAGTCCCTCAACCTCGGTCATATCATCGCAAGTTGTGGTTAAAGACATTGTAATAACAGGTCGAATTGATGACCAGTATAACAAACCGCTCCCCGGCGCTACTGTTAAAATTCAAAATTCACCAACCGCCGTTGCAACTCAGGAAGATGGGACTTACAAAATAGTAGTTCCTGATGCTAAAGCTGTATTGGTTTTTTCATTTGTTGGTTACGAATCGCAGACGGTAACCGTTGGAAACAAAACTGAAATAAACGTTATTTTAAAAGATCGCAACAGCCAATTAAACGCTGTAGTTGTGGTTGGCTATGGCACACAAGCAAAAAAAGATGTATCCACATCAATTGCAAGCGTAAATGCAAGCGATTTGGAAAATCAGATGGTAGGAAATTTTGACCAGGCCCTTGTTGGTAAAATGTCCGGGGTTCAAGTCATCCAAAATAACGGAAAGCCTAATTCACCCACTGACATCAGAGTTCGCGGTACCGGCTCCATTACCTCCGGTGTTGACCCTTTATATGTTGTCGATGGGGTGCCTTTAGGTAGTGGACAGGTAACCGAACTTGTAGACATGAATGATATTGAAACTATTGACGTGTTGAAAGATGCATCTGCTGCTGCGATTTACGGCTCACGAGGCGCGAATGGTGTTGTAATGATAACTACAAAAAAAGGCAAAGAGGGCAAAAAAGGCAAAACAACGGTCAATTACTCATCTTCGTATGGACTGCAATCTATCACCAAAAAAATTCCGATGTTGGATGCCTACCAATATGCTCAACTGTCCTACGAAGGCCACAACGCTGCATATTTAGGCGATGGGGCTACAGCCAGCAACCCAAACCCTCAACCAGGCGATCCGGCTTCTGTCCGGCCAAATTCGTATGATAAAATTCCACCAGATCTATATCCTTATTTAGGTTTAAAGTCGGATGGTACTCCGGGGGGAGCAATTGTTGCCGGGCTAACCAACACCAACTGGCAAGACCTGATATACAGAACGGCCCCAATTGCGCGGCATAGCCTCTCCGTATCCGGTGGAAATAGTAAATCAAAATATTACATCTCGGGAAATTATGAAGACCAGGACGGGATTATCATCAATTCTGATTACAAAAGGTACGGGCTAAGAATGAATTACGCTTTTACTGAAGGGAAGATCAAAGTAAATGTAAATGTTACACCCAGCTTTTCAACAGAAGACCGGGTAAACAGCGACGATTATTATGGAAATTACGGCATAGTTCAATCTGCACTTGCCATAAGCCCAATATGGCCTGTGTATAATCCCGATGGATCTTATAATTACGATGCCAACGGTAAACTTAGGCTGGGTACCGATTATCAACATAACGAGGTTGTTAACCCAGTGGCAATAGCCAATCTTTATAAAAACAAAGTAGATCATGCCAATTTTTTGGGTAACGTTTCTTTTGATTGGGAGATATTAAAAGATCTTCATTATAAATTATCCGCAGCAGCAACTTATAACACTTATGGAAATGATACTTATTGGCCATCAACGCTCCCGCTTATCGGTGTTAAATATTACGCAGCGGGTTCCTATGTACCATCAAGCCCAATTGGCCATACTTCCACTACCACCTACCTGGATTGGTTGACTGAAAATACTTTAAACTACCAGAAAACACTGGGCCAGCATCATATCAGCGCACTTGTAGGGTTTTCGACACAAAAAGATCAAATGAAGAAAGAAGGTTACAGTACTTCCGGGGCTACTAATGATGCTGTTCAAAATGCCGGGGGCGGAAGCTTTTTTTCAGGGACGCCCGATTATGATTTACAAACCTGGACTTTGGCTTCTTTATTAAGCCGGGTGCAATACGATTTTTCAGGAAAATATTTTTTTACCGCTGCATTAAGAGCCGACGGTTCTTCCCGTTTTGGGAAAAATGACCGTTGGGGCTATTTTCCATCAGCCTCTGCAGCCTGGATTGTCTCATCTGAAAAATTTATGGAGCGTGCCAAGTGGATCACCAATATGAAGTTAAGGGCAAGTTACGGGGTATCGGGTAACTTTAAAATCGGTAACTACCAGCAGTCGGAGTTACTTGGCAACAGTGTTGCGGTTTTCGGACAAACACAGGCACTGAGCGTCGGCACCGCCCCCACACAATATGGCAATGATGAATTAACCTGGGAAAAAACTGCCATGACTAATGTCGGTCTTGATATGTCGTTTTTAAATGATAGAGTTGGCTTTGAAGTAGATATATATAATGGCAACACTTTTAATTCGCTATTAAACTTGCCTGTTCCTACCATTACTGGTTACAGTACCGCCTTACAAAACATTGGCCAGGTTAATAATAAAGGATTAGAGATCGCTTTGATCGGCAGCAACACATTTGGGAAATTCAGATGGAAGACGAGATCAAATATTTCTTTTAATACCAACAAAGTAGTCAAGCTGGGCACTCAAAATGCGCCGATCATCACATCAAGTGGAACAGCGACGGCTTATTTTATAACCGAGGTAGGTAAGCCCATCGGTAGCTATTATCTCTTAAAAACTGACGGGATTTTCAAAACGGCAGCCGAATTGGCAAGTTATCCCCATTTCCCAACGTCACAGGTTGGCGATTTTAAGTTTGTTGACGTTGACGGCAATGGCGTAATGGATGTTTCGGCAGATCGTACTATTGTGGGTAGTTATTTCCCGAAATTCACCTACGGCTTTACTAATGACTTTTCTTTTTCAGGATTTGATCTGTCTGTATCTTTTCAGGGCGTTTACGGTAACCAGATTCTCAATCTTTCGCGCCGGTATATTGCTAATATGGAAGGAAATATTAACAATACCACAGAGGCTTTAAACCGTTATGTTGATGCTAATAACCCCGGTAACGGATTGGTGAACAGGGCTAACCGGAAGTCGACAGGTAATAATGCTACAATTTCTTCCTGGCATGTAGAAGACGGATCGTATTTAAGATTGCAAAATATTGTATTTGGCTATACCATTCCTACATCTTTGCTTAAAAAAGTAAATATCCAAAAAATAAGATTGTATTTGAGCGGACAAAACCTGCTGACGATTACAAAATATTCTGGATATAATCCCGAAGTCAATATGAACGGTGGCGGCAACCAGTTGACGCCGGGTGTAGATTATGGCGTATACCCCTTAGCAAAAACGATTGCAATGGGACTTAATTTAACTTTTTAA
- a CDS encoding FecR family protein — MEDDEQYYKLLVQRFSDRTATDEELEVFIKLANEGRLDKYLTEAMNRDAGIAAEDEANFLPPAKIGRLWPRKIAAASVLLAISIGGYFILHKPAALKQTAQIQPQDILPGHNQATLTLANGKKIVLIKGLSGKLAQQGNTQINVNGSSEVIYTETGANTAIQYNTLSTAKGEVSPYPLVLADGTKVWLNSQSSITFPIAFTGNQRHVEITGEAYFQVAHNSAKAFTVKAGNQTVDDIGTAFNINSYGDEQTIRTTLVEGSAKVTANGIAKILSPGQRTLVTQNSLLLQTADTEAETAWMTGKFIFHDEDLHSAMRQLARWYNIDVIYDYDPRNVLLGGGFSKSRNISKVLGAFEQTGAVKFRIEGHTVHITQ; from the coding sequence ATGGAAGACGACGAACAATATTATAAATTATTGGTACAACGATTTTCTGACCGTACTGCTACGGACGAGGAATTGGAAGTATTTATCAAATTGGCTAACGAAGGTAGACTGGATAAATATCTAACCGAGGCCATGAACCGCGATGCAGGTATCGCCGCAGAAGATGAAGCGAACTTTTTGCCTCCCGCGAAGATCGGGAGACTTTGGCCGCGTAAAATAGCTGCCGCATCTGTATTATTAGCGATATCAATAGGAGGTTATTTTATATTACACAAACCTGCCGCATTAAAACAAACTGCTCAAATTCAGCCTCAGGATATATTGCCGGGCCATAACCAGGCTACCCTTACTTTGGCCAACGGAAAAAAGATAGTGCTAATAAAAGGCCTTTCGGGTAAACTGGCCCAGCAAGGCAATACACAAATCAATGTGAATGGCTCCAGTGAGGTTATTTACACCGAAACCGGTGCAAATACGGCGATCCAATATAATACCTTATCAACCGCCAAAGGTGAGGTATCTCCGTACCCGTTAGTATTAGCGGACGGGACAAAAGTATGGCTGAATTCGCAATCTTCAATCACCTTCCCGATAGCCTTTACCGGTAATCAACGCCATGTTGAGATCACAGGAGAAGCGTATTTTCAAGTAGCCCACAATTCGGCCAAAGCGTTTACTGTAAAAGCGGGGAATCAAACTGTTGATGATATTGGCACTGCGTTTAATATCAATAGTTATGGAGATGAACAAACTATCAGGACGACTCTTGTCGAAGGTTCGGCAAAAGTAACCGCGAATGGTATCGCTAAAATACTTTCTCCGGGTCAGCGTACTTTGGTAACACAAAACTCTCTTCTATTGCAAACAGCAGACACCGAAGCTGAAACGGCCTGGATGACAGGCAAGTTTATTTTTCACGATGAGGATTTACATAGCGCTATGCGCCAACTTGCCCGTTGGTATAATATTGATGTGATTTATGATTACGACCCCAGAAACGTTCTCCTGGGCGGAGGATTTTCAAAATCAAGAAATATATCTAAAGTACTCGGCGCATTTGAGCAAACCGGTGCTGTTAAATTCAGGATCGAAGGGCACACGGTACATATAACACAATGA
- a CDS encoding RNA polymerase sigma factor, whose translation MDLLSTLSDEELLPELIAGRAEAFSVLYERYNRNIYQFIYKYVHSAALADDLTQEVFIRLWNGRQQLSHVQSFKGYLLISARNHTLNSLKAALRSERAMGEVVRNFVAQRKTTDERLLENDYAAFLQRELSKLPERSREIFRLCRQEYRTYEEVALELGISKSAVKNHMVYTMKVLKASVEHELGVSLASVLVVFLLR comes from the coding sequence ATGGATCTGCTTAGTACGCTTTCTGATGAAGAACTATTGCCTGAATTGATCGCGGGCCGTGCTGAGGCATTCAGCGTTCTTTATGAGCGTTATAACAGAAACATCTATCAGTTTATATATAAATATGTACATTCTGCTGCTTTGGCAGATGACCTTACCCAGGAAGTGTTCATCAGGCTTTGGAACGGTCGGCAGCAATTGAGCCATGTGCAGTCTTTCAAAGGATATTTATTGATCAGTGCCCGAAACCATACCCTAAACAGCCTTAAAGCGGCCTTACGTTCTGAAAGGGCAATGGGGGAGGTTGTAAGAAATTTTGTTGCGCAACGGAAGACTACAGACGAACGTTTGCTGGAAAACGACTATGCGGCGTTTCTGCAACGGGAATTATCCAAACTACCGGAACGCAGTCGGGAGATATTCCGCTTGTGCCGCCAGGAATACCGTACCTACGAAGAAGTTGCCCTGGAGTTGGGGATTTCAAAGAGTGCTGTAAAAAACCACATGGTATATACTATGAAAGTGTTAAAAGCATCGGTAGAGCACGAGCTTGGGGTATCCTTAGCTAGCGTTTTAGTTGTTTTTTTACTTCGGTAA
- a CDS encoding ISAs1 family transposase, whose translation MTTSLHNHFRWIPDPRTGNNKKHNLLEVIILSVLAVLCGAESWYEMEEFGKEKEDFLKQLLPLENGIPSHDTINRVFMLIDSALFEQCFRAWTAELSRGLEESGLSGEKELIAIDGKSICNSACKHQGLGALHLVSAWSGRNQLVLGQQKVDDKSNEITAIPALLSLLNIKGAVVSIDAMGTQKAIAEQIVESQGDYILALKQNQETLYEQVINQFNFKEDSYSQHLDKGHGRAEIRDCKVIHELNWVDEKENWKGIKTIIKITSERIIGDSHSIQDRYYISSLRADAAYFNQAIRAHWGIENQLHWQLDVGFGEDYNTTRNKQTAQNLAVVRKIALNILKADKTSKASLKAKRKMAGWNHKFLLSLIAKTNS comes from the coding sequence ATGACGACTTCACTTCACAATCATTTTAGATGGATACCTGATCCTCGTACAGGTAATAATAAGAAACACAATTTACTGGAAGTTATCATTTTGTCGGTATTGGCCGTTCTATGTGGTGCAGAAAGCTGGTACGAGATGGAAGAATTCGGGAAGGAGAAAGAAGATTTTTTAAAGCAGTTGCTGCCTCTTGAAAACGGCATACCCAGTCATGACACGATCAACCGGGTTTTTATGCTGATCGATTCGGCGCTTTTTGAACAGTGTTTTCGTGCCTGGACAGCGGAACTTAGCCGGGGTCTTGAGGAGTCGGGCCTGTCTGGCGAAAAGGAGTTGATCGCTATCGATGGAAAGAGCATCTGTAACAGCGCCTGCAAACACCAGGGGTTGGGGGCCTTGCATTTGGTAAGCGCCTGGTCGGGTCGTAACCAGTTGGTACTGGGGCAACAAAAAGTGGATGACAAGAGCAATGAGATTACGGCGATCCCAGCATTGTTATCGCTATTGAACATCAAAGGGGCGGTAGTAAGCATCGACGCAATGGGTACACAGAAAGCGATTGCTGAACAGATTGTCGAAAGCCAGGGCGATTATATCCTTGCTTTGAAACAGAACCAGGAAACACTTTATGAACAGGTAATCAATCAGTTCAACTTTAAAGAAGACAGTTACAGCCAGCACCTGGATAAGGGCCACGGGCGGGCGGAGATCAGAGACTGCAAAGTCATTCATGAACTTAACTGGGTTGACGAAAAGGAAAATTGGAAGGGAATAAAGACCATCATCAAAATAACCTCGGAAAGGATAATAGGTGACAGCCACTCCATACAAGACCGCTACTATATCTCCAGCCTCCGTGCTGATGCTGCCTATTTTAACCAAGCCATCCGCGCACATTGGGGCATTGAGAACCAATTGCACTGGCAGTTGGATGTCGGATTTGGCGAAGATTACAATACCACACGGAACAAACAGACCGCCCAAAACCTTGCCGTAGTCAGAAAGATAGCCCTAAATATCCTAAAAGCCGACAAAACCAGTAAGGCCAGCCTGAAAGCAAAAAGAAAAATGGCCGGGTGGAACCATAAATTTCTTCTTTCATTAATCGCTAAAACAAATTCCTAA
- a CDS encoding 7TM diverse intracellular signaling domain-containing protein — translation MDDSVRQHIFSYHEIYEFVDKQGDLKIQDIIKPTVSLRFMPSVSFTPKTYDCEYTYWYRIRLKKSAVVSHENWVLEFYDQTIDHIDMYVELSPGQFKQYRLGAGLGFSNRAFHHKNITFLIDKSLPGDRVYYFAIRSEQPAAVMIVLKNLTWFIQYGLREYILLGALYGMILIFCLYNFLLFFALRQKQYIYYILYNLSIGIYEICSNGIAYQYFWPNSPRWNEIAYGIALYSAATFALFFTRSFLHLKTKAPLLDKLIIGTIVLRSIFFLACLLVDKHLFVYKVIEIVPILLALLSGVYVWRKGYHPARFFVAGYSFILIGFLIRLIKRVIVINLPFGPANFYSLSFCLLVEMLFVSFAISDNVRILKRKKEKAQKRIILELQHKHTLKDDLNRQLEIKVQDRTREVVEKSAIIEKKNQELMEQAQEISRMNALLQMDNAVLHTNIEEVTQARVMSKEVNFDEFSRIYPDNNACFKFLAHLKWENGFKCLKCGHETAFNGHTPYSKRCASCDYDESVTTNTIFHKTKIPINKAFYLVYLLYSTQGKISSYKLSEVLEIRQATCWSYSAKILKVMDERKKELRNAGEKGWSRLVLE, via the coding sequence ATGGATGACAGTGTCCGGCAGCACATCTTTTCCTATCACGAGATCTATGAATTTGTAGATAAGCAGGGAGATTTGAAGATACAGGATATTATTAAGCCAACTGTTTCTTTGAGGTTTATGCCCTCAGTCTCGTTTACGCCCAAGACTTATGACTGTGAATATACATATTGGTATCGTATCCGGCTAAAAAAAAGTGCGGTAGTATCCCATGAAAACTGGGTACTGGAATTTTACGATCAAACGATTGACCACATTGATATGTATGTGGAGCTCAGTCCGGGGCAATTCAAACAATATCGACTGGGCGCTGGTTTAGGATTTTCAAATCGCGCATTCCATCATAAAAACATCACCTTTTTAATTGATAAGAGTTTACCCGGCGACCGCGTGTATTATTTCGCGATCAGATCTGAGCAGCCAGCTGCGGTAATGATCGTTTTAAAGAATTTGACTTGGTTCATCCAGTACGGTTTACGCGAATATATTTTGCTTGGGGCTTTATATGGGATGATATTGATATTTTGTCTTTATAATTTTCTTTTATTTTTTGCGCTCAGGCAAAAGCAGTATATATATTATATTCTTTACAATTTGAGTATAGGCATTTACGAAATATGTTCGAACGGTATCGCCTATCAATATTTCTGGCCGAATTCACCACGCTGGAACGAGATCGCCTATGGCATAGCGCTTTATTCGGCTGCCACTTTCGCATTGTTTTTCACGAGGTCATTTTTGCATCTAAAGACCAAAGCGCCGCTTTTAGATAAACTGATTATTGGAACTATAGTTCTGCGAAGTATTTTTTTTCTGGCCTGTTTGCTGGTAGACAAGCATTTGTTTGTTTACAAGGTTATCGAAATTGTACCCATACTCTTAGCGTTGTTATCCGGCGTTTATGTATGGCGCAAAGGATATCATCCGGCGCGTTTTTTTGTAGCAGGATATTCCTTCATCCTTATTGGCTTTTTAATAAGGCTTATCAAAAGGGTAATTGTCATCAACCTCCCGTTTGGCCCTGCAAACTTCTATAGTCTAAGTTTTTGCCTCCTGGTCGAAATGCTCTTTGTTTCTTTTGCAATAAGCGACAATGTGCGTATCCTGAAAAGAAAAAAGGAAAAAGCTCAGAAGAGGATCATACTCGAATTACAGCATAAGCATACCCTAAAGGACGACTTGAACAGGCAACTCGAGATCAAAGTACAAGACCGCACCCGGGAAGTCGTAGAAAAATCAGCCATTATTGAAAAAAAGAACCAGGAACTAATGGAACAGGCGCAAGAGATCAGTCGGATGAACGCTCTTTTGCAAATGGATAACGCAGTACTGCATACCAACATAGAAGAAGTCACCCAGGCCAGGGTAATGTCGAAGGAGGTTAATTTTGACGAATTTAGCCGGATATACCCCGATAATAATGCCTGCTTTAAATTTTTGGCTCATTTGAAATGGGAAAATGGTTTTAAATGTTTAAAATGCGGTCATGAAACCGCTTTTAATGGCCACACACCGTATAGTAAAAGGTGCGCGAGTTGTGATTATGATGAATCGGTAACCACCAATACGATATTCCACAAAACTAAAATACCAATCAATAAGGCGTTCTACTTGGTTTACCTCTTGTACAGCACGCAAGGTAAGATATCCTCCTACAAGCTTTCTGAAGTGCTGGAGATCAGGCAGGCTACTTGCTGGTCCTATAGCGCCAAAATATTAAAGGTCATGGATGAGCGAAAAAAAGAACTCCGTAATGCTGGTGAAAAAGGCTGGAGCAGGCTTGTCCTTGAATAA